In the genome of Bremerella sp. P1, the window ATGATCGCTACTCATGGCGATTCGCCACGGGTCTTCAATCAGCAAGTACCACTCCAGCGCGGCCGCCCACTGCACGGCATGCACCAGCGTCTTCTTCGGCTGGAACTCCATTGGGATCACGCCGCAGCTCGCTTCCAACTCGCTATCGGCCGCGTACCAGCGATTGCCGCTCAGCTTGGACAGGAAGTAACCGAACGGAGCATCCCCCGTGATGCCCAGCGTCTTGCCGGGATTCACGTGGCCGACGTCGATCGAAATATTCGGGTTGGCGTTCACATACTCGGCCAAACGAGCCGCATCCGAGCGGAAGCTGGACGGGTCATTCTCGTCGCCGGCGTAGCTATGAAACTGCGTGTGAGCGAAGTGTCCGCGATGTCCATCGAGGGCCTGCATCGTACGCAGGGTGGTCTCGCTATTGCCTGGCACACCCAGATTGTTGCAGTGAATGTGCACGGCGTGCGGCAAGTTCAATCGATCGACCGAGGCCGCCAGGTTCCGCACGATTGCCCTGGGCGAAACTCCGAAGCCTGGGACTGGCTCGTCCAACTGCTGGACCGACTTACGGCTGATCTGCTTCCAGTTCTCGACGCCGCCAGGGTTCACGATCTTCACGGCGTAGCCATGCGTCGAACCGAGAGCCCACGCCAGGTAGGCATCCAGGCAATCACTTCGCTCTTCGCGAATGCGGTCCATGACGAACTGGTTGTTGCCGAACAGCAGGTAGAAACCTTTGTCCAACAGCGGCGTGTCGAGAAGGTCTTCATGAGCATGCCGGGCATGCAAACCAGGAATCGCGGCATCCATGGCCGTCGTGTAGCCAAGCCCGGCGAACATGTAACCGGTGCCGACACAACTGGGCAAGAGGCCACCACTAGCGCTGCGGCGGCCTTCGCTGCGGGGGATGCCTTCATCGCGTCGATACTCAGGCGTCATCTGCCGACCGATGTTCACCTTCGGCCCGGCAATGTGACAGTGCATGTCGACACCGCCCGGCATGACGACGTATCCGCGGCAATCGATCCGCCGATCGATCGCCGGGTTGTCTTCTGTAGGAGGGCGGACAACCTTGCCGTTTTTCAGCCAGAGGGTGCGTACCTCGCCATCGATACCGTTAGCCGGATCGTGGAGGATTCCGTTTTCCAGGACGAGGTAACCCATGAGCGAATCCTTGCTGGTGCGAGGTGCTACGCGTTAGCGGCAGGGAAGGGTTTCCGGATGCCAGGCATCCATTTGCAAAGGCCAATCCCTAAACCATAAAGCAGCGTCAGCGGCACCGCCAGCAGTAACATACTGATTGGGTCGGATGGCGTGAGGATCATCGACAGCACAAAGATCACCATCACAGCGATTCGCCAGTTGCTGGAGTAGGCCTGGATGCTGAAGAGCCCGATACGATTCAACAGCAGCATCACCAGCGGCAACTGGAAGCTGATCCCGAAGCCCAACGGCAGCATGATCACAAATCCCAACCACTCGTTGATACGTGGGCGAGGATCGATGCCGGTCATCAGGTTGAACTGGAACAGGAAGTCGAGCACCGGCTCAAACGCAGCAAAGTAAGCCAGCGCGGCACCACCAAAAAAGAGCGACAGGCTGAACGGCATGAAGATCCACACGTATTTCTTTTCATGCGGATACAAACCGGCCGCCACGAACTGCCACAAGTGCCAGAAGATACCGGGGCTGGCAAGAATGAAGCCGAAGACGATACCGGCCTTCAGCCAGACCATGAACACTTCTTCCGCACGCAACGCTTCGGTCGATGGCTGAATCCGCTGCCAGGTTCTCATGCGAACAGGCTCTTCGGTGGGAAGCACTTTTTGCTTCTGTAGTTCCTTCAGGATCTTTTCGTCGGTGAGCGTCTCGTCGGTCGGAGGTTCCTCGCTATTTTCCGCTTCCGTTTCCGCTTCTGGTTTCGCAGGCTCTTCTTCGGCGTCAGGCGTCTCAGTACCTTCCTCGTTCAAAGGAACGCCCTTGGCTTCGGCCAGACGTTCGATTTCCGCCGGCTCGATCCACATATCGACGGCGATCCAGTTGTTCTCTTCCAGGTGCTTGGCAACGACAGTGCGCTGGTCACCGGTCAACTTGATGCCCAGGTTCGCTTCCAACTGCGAAATCGATTTGTTCTGG includes:
- the tatC gene encoding twin-arginine translocase subunit TatC; protein product: MNSKINDDFFEGSSMSFGDHLEELRTCLFRAVIWLAIGVAIGLYFGSDVVKFLEQPIQDALLRYYQNKSISQLEANLGIKLTGDQRTVVAKHLEENNWIAVDMWIEPAEIERLAEAKGVPLNEEGTETPDAEEEPAKPEAETEAENSEEPPTDETLTDEKILKELQKQKVLPTEEPVRMRTWQRIQPSTEALRAEEVFMVWLKAGIVFGFILASPGIFWHLWQFVAAGLYPHEKKYVWIFMPFSLSLFFGGAALAYFAAFEPVLDFLFQFNLMTGIDPRPRINEWLGFVIMLPLGFGISFQLPLVMLLLNRIGLFSIQAYSSNWRIAVMVIFVLSMILTPSDPISMLLLAVPLTLLYGLGIGLCKWMPGIRKPFPAANA
- a CDS encoding formylmethanofuran dehydrogenase subunit A, which gives rise to MGYLVLENGILHDPANGIDGEVRTLWLKNGKVVRPPTEDNPAIDRRIDCRGYVVMPGGVDMHCHIAGPKVNIGRQMTPEYRRDEGIPRSEGRRSASGGLLPSCVGTGYMFAGLGYTTAMDAAIPGLHARHAHEDLLDTPLLDKGFYLLFGNNQFVMDRIREERSDCLDAYLAWALGSTHGYAVKIVNPGGVENWKQISRKSVQQLDEPVPGFGVSPRAIVRNLAASVDRLNLPHAVHIHCNNLGVPGNSETTLRTMQALDGHRGHFAHTQFHSYAGDENDPSSFRSDAARLAEYVNANPNISIDVGHVNPGKTLGITGDAPFGYFLSKLSGNRWYAADSELEASCGVIPMEFQPKKTLVHAVQWAAALEWYLLIEDPWRIAMSSDHPNGGAVFRYPEVIHLLMDSAFRREAISKMHKLLGERTTLAELDREYSLNDIAIITRAAPAKLLGLTHKGHLGEGADADVTIYTPSTNRTEMFQRPRYVVQAGRVIVEDGEIGSEVFGKLFTVSPCMDDGQLPVIQKWFDDAHTIRFRNFAIEKEHLGAVETVVTS